Genomic window (Streptosporangium brasiliense):
ACGCCGGCCCCGCCGCCCAACTGTGGGGGCTGAACGGCTCGGCCGCCTGGGTCGCGGGGCTGGATCTGACGGCGCGCGCCGTGGAGGTGTCGGTGGCCGACCTCACCGGCGAGGTCCGGGGCGGCTACCAGGCCGAAGCCCCCGGCGAGGGCACCGACGCGGTGACGTTCCTGACCGAGGCGGTGCAGGCGGCGGCCCACGACGCCGGGGTCACGCTCGACGACCTCGACCAGATCGTGCTGGGCGTGCCCGGAGTCGTCGACGCCGGAGGTCACCGGCTGCGCCAGGCGGTGCAGCTGTCCGGCTGGTCGCACCTCGACGACCTCGGCGACCTGCGCGAGCGGCTGGGCACCGAGCGCTTCCGGCTGGAGAACGACGTCAACCTCGTCGCGATCCGGGAGCTGGAAGAGCACACGGGGAGCAGCTTCGTGCTCTTCTGGGTGGGGAACGGGGTCGGCGCCGGGGCCGTGCTCAACGATGCCCTGTGGCGCGGGGTCACCGGACGTGGTGGCGAGGTCGGCTCCGTGATCGTGCCCGATCCGGTGAGCCGCGGGCGGCTCTACGGGCCGGACGGGGGTCCGCTGGGCGCGCTGCTCGGTGCGGCCCCGCTGGCCGAGCTGGCCAAGGCGCACGGAGCGGACGTCGAGCCGACCCTCCGCGCGGTCACGCGGTTCCTCCGCGCCGAGCTTCCCGTCGGGTTCCTCGACGATGTCGCCAAACGTGTCGCGCTCGGCGTGACCGCGGCCGTGGGCGTGCTCGACCCCGGCCGCGTCGTCCTCGGCGGTCCCCTCTGCACAGCGGCGGGCGAGCCGCTGCGCATCCGCGTCGCCGAGCTCCTGGCCCCCACCGGCCTCGCACCCGTCACCGTCGCCGTCAGTCGCGTCAGCGGTAACGCCGTGCTCGAAGGCGCCGTCCGCCACGCCCTCGACCTGGCTCGTGAACAGGTCTTCCACGCCGGTACGGCAGGCCGTACCGGCCCCGTCAACGAAAGCTGAGAGATGTTGCGCACCCTGGTGATCGCTGCCCACCCCGACGAACCCGAGCTCTACGCCGGCGGCACCTCCGCCCTGCTGGCCGGGGCGGGACACGCGGTGAAGTTCCTGACGCTCACCAACGGCGACGCCGGGCACCACGAGCTCGAACGGGCTCCGCTGGCCCGCCGCCGAGCGGAGGAGGCCTGGCGCGCGGCCGACGCTCTCGGAGTGGTCGACTACGAGATCTTCGACGTGCATGACGGCCTTCTCGAACCGACCGTGGAGCTGCGCCTGAGACTGATGCGCGAGATCCGCGCCTGGCGGCCCGACCTGGTGATCGCCCTGCACGGCGACGGCGCCGGTCACCCGGACAACCGGGCCGCGGGAAAGCTGGCCGAGCAGGCCGTGGAGCTTGTCACCGTGCGCAACGTCGAGTGCGGCAAGCCCGCCCTGGAACGGCAGCCGGTCTGCTTGCTGATGACCGACTACGCCTCCGGCCCCGCGCACCGGGACGACGTGGTGGTGGACGTGGCACCGGTGGCGCAGGCCAAACTGGACGCCTGCCTGGCGCACGCCTCCCAGTTCCTGGAGTTCGCCCCGTTCCAGCGCGGTCTCCTGGACCAGGTGCCCCCGGCCGACGACATGGACGCTTGCCGTTCCTTCGTCGGCAAGCACTGGTCGGAGTTCCTCGGGCCGGAGACCTTCCAGCTCGCGCCGTACGGCAGGCAGGCCGACGCGGCCGAGCTACGCCGGCTGATGCCGTTCGGCCGAGCTTCGCTGCTGACCCGATGACGAGTGTCAGGCCACCCGGTTGG
Coding sequences:
- a CDS encoding ROK family transcriptional regulator, translated to MSTGNPTVFRTLNERAALELLLRHGPLTRAELEVHTGLSKASAAEVLRRLENGRLVRKAGTKPGNAGPAAQLWGLNGSAAWVAGLDLTARAVEVSVADLTGEVRGGYQAEAPGEGTDAVTFLTEAVQAAAHDAGVTLDDLDQIVLGVPGVVDAGGHRLRQAVQLSGWSHLDDLGDLRERLGTERFRLENDVNLVAIRELEEHTGSSFVLFWVGNGVGAGAVLNDALWRGVTGRGGEVGSVIVPDPVSRGRLYGPDGGPLGALLGAAPLAELAKAHGADVEPTLRAVTRFLRAELPVGFLDDVAKRVALGVTAAVGVLDPGRVVLGGPLCTAAGEPLRIRVAELLAPTGLAPVTVAVSRVSGNAVLEGAVRHALDLAREQVFHAGTAGRTGPVNES
- a CDS encoding PIG-L deacetylase family protein, whose protein sequence is MLRTLVIAAHPDEPELYAGGTSALLAGAGHAVKFLTLTNGDAGHHELERAPLARRRAEEAWRAADALGVVDYEIFDVHDGLLEPTVELRLRLMREIRAWRPDLVIALHGDGAGHPDNRAAGKLAEQAVELVTVRNVECGKPALERQPVCLLMTDYASGPAHRDDVVVDVAPVAQAKLDACLAHASQFLEFAPFQRGLLDQVPPADDMDACRSFVGKHWSEFLGPETFQLAPYGRQADAAELRRLMPFGRASLLTR